A genomic stretch from Serratia entomophila includes:
- a CDS encoding autotransporter outer membrane beta-barrel domain-containing protein, producing the protein MLVKKRLRLAHYVFLGCYGLSAGNSVAAYHEQGLIGSPQSWRSPEFNRQWGLSAISAEYAYARGYTGKGIAIGVIDNAILGHPEFNGKLTRLDNGEYHFSYDKKSGRMSFGDHGTHVAGIAAAGRDGAGMHGVAFDATLINAKLNEYGNRNGREELIQTNARVINNSWGIPPAINKDAKGNIIWLSNGSPDYVAYKEADVLNEVLRNKNDVRRQSERPVPEGGQNAMATLLRAAKQGKLIVFSAGNYNNYNIPEAQKSIPYAFPEFLNHYLIVANLSNNDMLHQSSTRCAHAASYCVSAPGADIYSTTGKLVSNTGGKVTRAAYDNGELSLNAGYGNKTGTSMAAPHVSGAAAVLMQRFPYMSADQIANVIKTTATDLGTPGIDKTFGWGKLNLRDAINGPKMFITQDDIPQALYVPGSYAETQFVANIPGIGSMVEAGTRAARLCDQRECGFDVWSNDIGGHGGLTKIGDGTLALSGNNSYRGDTRIAQGTLAINGSVVSNVYVENGGTLQGGGTVNSFRAQPGGSVAPGNGIGTLRVLNDAIFDKGSQYQVEVGQSGHSDKIEVDGRAIINGGKVNVRLENSPNLLSQNEAQSLLGNKYTLLTAAAGVVGRFDHAYPDYKFIDIALSYQGNDLGLGIYRSAEKFESLAETDNEKAVARAVEELRAPAPVAQAVDISAVEPAATESEDESGYAAISTEEKLSTVNNSVYESFLGFTSASELQQAARQLSGQIHADMAAAQLNESRYVRDTVNERLRQAEGLYTSSEIKSDDNGGAWAKLLGSWGHASGNDNAIGYQTSTYGVLLGADTDLNNDVRLGVMTGYSRISLDGGYQSNAHSDNYHLGLYGSKAFGALAVRAGGAYTWHRIDTSRSVNYNLQSDTQRARYHARTEQLFVEGGYGVSGEGVNLEPFANLAYANYRNGGMSEQGGAAALRGNRQSLSATTSTLGLRADKQWGDESLAVALRGELGWQHQYGKLERNAQLMFKSADAAFNVNSVPVSRDGAALKAGVDVRVNNAVLTLGYGGQLSKNHQDNGVNAGLTWHF; encoded by the coding sequence ATGTTAGTTAAAAAAAGACTGAGATTAGCGCATTACGTTTTCCTTGGATGTTACGGGCTTTCCGCCGGTAACAGCGTTGCCGCTTATCATGAGCAGGGGCTTATCGGTTCGCCACAGAGTTGGCGCTCCCCCGAGTTCAATCGGCAATGGGGGCTGAGCGCCATTTCGGCCGAATATGCTTACGCCAGAGGCTATACGGGAAAAGGCATTGCCATCGGCGTAATCGATAATGCCATTCTCGGCCACCCCGAGTTCAATGGAAAACTCACCAGGTTGGATAACGGGGAGTACCATTTTTCATACGACAAGAAGAGTGGGCGCATGTCGTTCGGCGATCATGGCACGCATGTGGCGGGGATTGCCGCGGCGGGCAGGGACGGCGCGGGCATGCACGGCGTCGCCTTCGATGCGACGCTGATAAATGCCAAGCTGAATGAGTACGGCAATCGCAACGGCAGAGAGGAGCTTATTCAAACTAACGCCAGGGTGATAAATAACAGCTGGGGTATTCCGCCCGCCATCAACAAGGACGCCAAGGGCAATATTATTTGGTTGTCTAATGGTTCTCCCGATTATGTGGCCTATAAAGAAGCCGATGTTCTCAATGAGGTGCTGAGAAATAAAAACGATGTCAGAAGACAAAGTGAAAGGCCGGTGCCGGAGGGCGGGCAAAACGCGATGGCGACCCTGCTCAGAGCGGCAAAGCAGGGCAAGCTTATTGTGTTTTCCGCCGGAAATTACAACAATTACAACATCCCGGAAGCCCAAAAATCCATTCCCTACGCCTTCCCTGAATTTTTGAATCACTATCTGATCGTCGCCAACCTCAGCAATAACGACATGCTGCACCAGTCCTCGACCCGCTGCGCACATGCGGCCAGCTATTGCGTTTCCGCGCCAGGCGCCGATATCTACAGCACCACCGGCAAGCTGGTATCCAACACCGGGGGCAAGGTCACCAGAGCTGCCTACGATAATGGCGAGCTGTCGCTGAATGCCGGCTATGGAAATAAAACCGGCACCTCGATGGCGGCGCCTCACGTCTCCGGCGCCGCTGCGGTATTGATGCAGCGCTTTCCCTATATGAGCGCCGATCAAATAGCCAACGTGATAAAAACCACCGCCACCGATCTGGGCACTCCCGGCATAGATAAAACCTTCGGCTGGGGAAAACTGAACCTGAGGGACGCCATCAACGGGCCAAAAATGTTTATTACTCAGGATGATATCCCACAGGCGTTGTACGTTCCCGGCTCCTACGCTGAAACGCAGTTTGTGGCGAATATTCCCGGCATCGGCAGCATGGTGGAAGCCGGCACCAGGGCAGCGCGGCTGTGCGACCAGCGCGAATGCGGGTTCGATGTATGGAGCAATGATATCGGCGGCCACGGCGGGCTGACCAAAATAGGGGACGGCACGCTGGCGCTGTCGGGCAACAATAGCTACCGGGGCGATACGCGGATCGCACAGGGGACGCTGGCGATTAACGGCTCGGTGGTTTCAAACGTCTACGTCGAGAACGGCGGCACCTTGCAGGGCGGCGGCACGGTAAACAGCTTCAGGGCGCAACCGGGCGGCAGCGTGGCGCCGGGCAATGGCATCGGTACCCTGCGCGTGTTAAACGACGCCATCTTCGATAAAGGCTCGCAGTATCAGGTCGAGGTGGGGCAAAGCGGCCATAGCGACAAAATAGAGGTGGATGGGCGCGCCATCATCAATGGCGGCAAGGTTAACGTCCGCCTGGAAAACAGCCCAAACCTGCTGTCCCAAAATGAAGCGCAAAGTCTGCTCGGCAATAAATATACCCTGTTGACGGCCGCTGCCGGCGTGGTCGGTCGTTTCGACCATGCTTATCCCGACTATAAATTTATTGATATCGCTCTTAGCTATCAGGGGAATGACCTTGGGTTGGGGATATATCGCTCGGCGGAGAAATTTGAAAGCCTGGCGGAGACCGATAATGAAAAAGCGGTAGCCCGTGCGGTAGAAGAGCTGCGTGCCCCTGCGCCGGTGGCGCAAGCTGTCGATATTTCGGCGGTGGAGCCGGCGGCCACGGAAAGCGAGGATGAAAGCGGCTATGCGGCGATATCTACGGAGGAAAAGCTAAGTACCGTCAATAATTCGGTGTATGAAAGCTTCCTGGGCTTTACCTCGGCCAGCGAGCTGCAACAGGCGGCGCGGCAGCTGTCCGGCCAGATCCACGCGGACATGGCGGCGGCGCAGCTTAACGAAAGCCGCTATGTGCGTGATACGGTCAACGAACGTCTGCGTCAGGCGGAAGGGTTGTACACCTCTTCGGAGATCAAATCCGATGACAACGGCGGCGCCTGGGCGAAGCTGCTGGGCAGTTGGGGGCATGCCTCAGGCAATGACAACGCCATCGGCTACCAGACCTCCACCTATGGCGTGCTGCTGGGCGCCGATACGGATCTGAATAACGACGTCAGGCTCGGGGTGATGACGGGCTATTCACGCATCTCTCTGGACGGTGGCTATCAATCGAACGCCCACAGCGATAACTATCATCTGGGGCTGTACGGCAGCAAAGCGTTCGGCGCGCTGGCCGTAAGGGCCGGTGGGGCCTATACCTGGCACCGCATCGATACCTCACGTTCGGTGAATTACAATCTGCAGTCGGATACGCAGCGGGCCAGGTATCATGCGCGCACCGAACAGCTGTTCGTTGAAGGGGGCTACGGCGTCTCCGGCGAGGGGGTGAATCTCGAACCTTTCGCCAACTTGGCCTATGCCAATTACCGCAACGGCGGCATGTCAGAACAGGGCGGCGCAGCGGCGCTGCGCGGCAACAGGCAAAGCCTGTCCGCCACTACCTCGACGCTGGGGCTGCGCGCCGATAAACAATGGGGCGATGAAAGCCTGGCGGTTGCCCTGCGGGGCGAGTTGGGCTGGCAGCATCAATATGGCAAGCTGGAGCGCAACGCTCAGCTGATGTTCAAAAGCGCCGATGCCGCTTTTAACGTCAACAGCGTGCCGGTTTCTCGCGATGGCGCGGCGCTGAAGGCGGGAGTTGACGTTAGGGTCAACAACGCGGTGCTGACCCTGGGCTATGGCGGGCAATTGTCCAAAAATCATCAGGACAACGGCGTCAACGCAGGCTTGACCTGGCATTTCTAA
- a CDS encoding glucose/quinate/shikimate family membrane-bound PQQ-dependent dehydrogenase: MSDSITRPGIKLKLWCCLLGIILAATGLFFAIAGGKLVSLGGSSYFLIAGIVTLLSAIQFFRGKSSAVSLFLLVFIGTLIWSVFDAGFDFWPLISRLMVPTGLMLLAFLTWPALRKREGKAPLAKPSYLFSALLAVGMVGALVQTFQPHPTVAFSGTQLPLIPVEKAKQQKDWDNYGNTPGGSRFVALDQITRDNVRDLKVAWTFHTGDTPLSPDGNGAEDQQTPLQIGNRIFLCTPHNNVIAVDADSGKEIWKREINAKSQVWNRCRGLAYFDVNKPLPQPTVPGSTPAAPVALAAGDSCQRRILMNTIDARLVAINADNGEFCQNFGHNGVVDLKAGLGDAADPKYQLTSAPTLAGTTVVVGGRVADNVQTDMPGGVLRGFNVITGEMRWAFDPGNPEPNAALQPGQTFVRSTPNSWAPMSYDPAMNTVFLPMGSSSVDLWGANRNALDHKYGASILALDATTGKEKWVYQTVHNDLWDFDLPMQPSLIDFPMKDGTTRPALVIGAKTGQLFVLDRHTGKPLTEVKELPVKTRNIPNEQYSATQPFSVGMPSIGADKLTESDMWGATPFDQLMCRISFKSMRYDGLFTAPDTDVSLSFPGSLGGMNWGGLSTDPNNHYIFANDMRLGLWVQMIPQKTDANAPASNGGESVNTGMGAVPLKGTPYAVNKNRFMSPLGIPCQKPPFGTLSAIDMKTQKVVWQVPAGTVQDTGPFGIKMRAPMPVGMPTLGGTLATQGGLVFIAGTQDYYLRAFDSSTGKEVWKARLPVGSGGTPMSYVSPTTGKQYVVISAGGARQSPDRGDYVIAYALDK, from the coding sequence ATGTCTGATTCAATTACCCGACCGGGTATAAAACTTAAGCTATGGTGTTGCCTGTTAGGGATCATCCTGGCGGCGACCGGCCTGTTCTTCGCCATCGCCGGCGGCAAGTTGGTTTCGCTCGGCGGCAGCAGCTACTTCCTGATTGCCGGCATCGTCACCCTGCTGTCCGCCATTCAATTCTTCCGCGGCAAATCCTCGGCGGTATCGCTGTTCCTGCTGGTGTTTATCGGCACGCTGATTTGGTCGGTATTCGACGCCGGCTTTGATTTCTGGCCGTTGATTTCCCGCCTGATGGTGCCAACCGGCCTGATGCTGCTGGCATTCCTCACCTGGCCCGCCCTGCGCAAGCGCGAAGGCAAAGCGCCGCTGGCCAAGCCGTCTTACCTGTTCTCGGCGCTGCTGGCCGTCGGCATGGTCGGCGCCTTGGTTCAGACGTTCCAGCCGCACCCGACCGTCGCCTTCAGCGGCACTCAGCTGCCGCTGATCCCGGTAGAGAAAGCCAAACAGCAAAAAGACTGGGACAACTACGGCAATACGCCGGGCGGCAGCCGTTTCGTGGCGCTGGACCAGATCACCCGCGATAACGTCAGGGATCTGAAGGTCGCCTGGACCTTCCACACCGGCGATACCCCGCTCAGCCCGGACGGCAACGGCGCGGAAGACCAGCAAACGCCGCTGCAGATAGGCAACCGCATCTTCCTGTGCACCCCACACAACAACGTAATCGCCGTCGACGCCGACAGCGGCAAAGAAATTTGGAAGCGCGAAATCAACGCCAAATCCCAGGTATGGAACCGCTGCCGCGGCCTGGCCTATTTTGACGTGAACAAGCCGCTGCCGCAGCCGACCGTGCCGGGATCCACCCCTGCCGCGCCGGTCGCCCTGGCCGCCGGCGACAGCTGCCAGCGCCGCATTCTGATGAACACCATCGACGCGCGTCTGGTGGCGATCAACGCCGATAACGGCGAGTTTTGCCAGAACTTCGGCCATAACGGCGTGGTTGATTTAAAAGCCGGTCTGGGCGACGCGGCGGATCCGAAATACCAGCTGACCTCTGCACCGACCCTGGCCGGCACCACCGTGGTGGTCGGCGGCCGCGTGGCCGATAACGTGCAGACCGACATGCCGGGCGGCGTACTGCGCGGTTTCAACGTCATTACCGGTGAAATGCGCTGGGCGTTCGATCCGGGCAACCCGGAGCCGAATGCGGCGTTGCAACCGGGCCAGACCTTTGTGCGCAGCACCCCGAACTCCTGGGCGCCGATGTCCTACGATCCGGCGATGAACACCGTGTTCCTGCCGATGGGCAGTTCGTCGGTCGACCTGTGGGGCGCTAACCGCAACGCGCTGGACCACAAATACGGCGCCTCCATCCTGGCGCTTGACGCGACCACCGGTAAAGAGAAGTGGGTTTATCAGACCGTGCATAACGATCTGTGGGACTTCGACCTGCCGATGCAGCCAAGCCTGATCGACTTCCCGATGAAGGACGGCACCACCAGGCCGGCGCTGGTGATCGGCGCCAAGACCGGGCAGCTCTTTGTGCTGGATCGCCACACCGGCAAGCCGCTGACCGAAGTGAAAGAGTTGCCGGTGAAAACCCGCAACATCCCCAACGAGCAGTACTCTGCGACCCAGCCGTTCTCCGTGGGCATGCCGTCGATTGGCGCCGATAAGCTCACCGAGTCCGATATGTGGGGCGCCACGCCGTTCGATCAGCTGATGTGCCGCATCAGCTTCAAATCGATGCGCTATGACGGCCTGTTCACCGCACCGGACACCGACGTCTCTCTCAGCTTCCCCGGCTCGCTGGGCGGCATGAACTGGGGTGGCCTGTCGACCGATCCGAATAACCATTACATCTTCGCCAACGATATGCGCCTCGGCCTGTGGGTGCAGATGATCCCGCAGAAAACCGACGCCAACGCGCCGGCCAGCAACGGCGGCGAGTCGGTGAATACCGGCATGGGCGCGGTGCCGTTGAAAGGCACGCCGTATGCGGTCAATAAGAACCGCTTTATGTCGCCGCTGGGCATTCCCTGCCAGAAGCCGCCGTTCGGCACGCTTTCGGCTATCGACATGAAAACCCAGAAGGTCGTGTGGCAGGTTCCGGCCGGCACGGTGCAAGACACCGGGCCGTTCGGCATCAAAATGCGCGCGCCGATGCCGGTCGGCATGCCGACGCTGGGCGGCACGCTGGCGACCCAGGGCGGCCTGGTGTTTATCGCCGGCACCCAGGATTACTACCTGCGTGCGTTCGACTCTTCTACCGGCAAGGAAGTGTGGAAAGCGCGTCTGCCGGTCGGCAGCGGCGGCACGCCGATGAGCTACGTCTCGCCGACCACCGGCAAACAGTATGTGGTTATCTCCGCCGGCGGCGCACGCCAGTCGCCGGACCGCGGTGACTACGTCATCGCCTATGCGCTGGATAAATAA